The genomic region GCCCATCTGCTCGAACATCGAGCGGAGCGGCACGTAGATCTCGCCGCCCTTTGCTAGCGCGGCCAAAACGCGGCCTTGCTTGAGCGTGTCGGGCGTCGCATAGACGTGATGGTCGTTGTAAAGAATCGGAATTTGACCTGATGGCGGCGATCCGAAGTCCGGCGCCGGCGCGGCCGTCTGCGCGACTGGTGTTGCCTGCGTTCCCGCCAGTGCGAAGGACGTGCCGGCCAAGAGCATCACCAGCGCAACGAGGCCGCTGCGAATCATTCTCGATGACACGGTTGAAGGAATCTCCTTTTATGACGAGGGGCGTCTCCCTCAGTCTACCGGCCCACGATTAAGGTGCCGTTAACGGGCATGCGCGCTTTACGTCGGCTTCCTACATGGTCGCGCTATGGTACGGAGGGGGCGCGCTATCCGAAGCGTCCGGTGATGTAATCCTCGGTCCGCTTATCCTTCGGCTTGGTGAAGATCGTCGCGGTGGTATCGCTCTCCAGTAGCTCGCCGAGGAGAAAGAAGGCGGTGTTGTCGCTGATGCGCGCCGCTTGCTGCATCGAGTGCGTGACGATGACGACCGTGTACTGCCTTTTAAGCTGCTCGATGAGGTCTTCGATCTTGCTCGTCGCGATCGGGTCGAGCGCCGAAGCCGGCTCGTCCATGAGGATGACTTCGGGGTCGACGGAGAGGCATCGCGCGATGCAGAGCCGCTGCTGCTGACCGCCCGAGAGCGCGAGCGCGGAGCGGTCGAGCCGGTCCTTCACCTCGTCCCAGAGCGCGGCCTGACGGAGGCTGCGCTCGCAGACCTCCATCAAGGTGCGCTGATCTCGCTCCCCGTGGATGCGCGGCCCGTAAACGACGTTATCGAAGATGGATTTCGGGAATGGATTGGGGCGCTGGAAGACCATGCCGATGCGATAACGGATCGTCACCGGATCGACGTCGGGCGCATAGATATCGCGATCGTCGAGAAGGACGCGCCCGTCCACCCGCGCTCCGGGCGTCAGATCGTGCATTCGGTTGAGGGCGCGAATGAACGTGGACTTGCCGCAGCCCGAGGGCCCGATCAGCGCCATCACGCGATTCGCGGGAACCTTCAACGAAGCGTTCTTGATCGCGCGGAACGCGCCGTAATACACGTCGAGGTTCTCGACGTCGATCTTCGACATGCCCTGCGCGCTTTCGTCGTTCAACTGCCGATGCCCGTCCGTCGTTAAGAAGCGTTAAGGCCGGCCGGTCTCGCGCTTGATGCGCATGATCGGAAGACGAATGGTGAATGAGGTTCCGCGCCCGAGCATGGATTCGGCCGAGATCGCGCCGCCATGCGCGTCGACGATTCCCTTGACGATCGCGAGGCCGAGGCCCGCGCCGCCGCTGCCGCGCGTGCGCGAGCGGTCGACGACGTAGAAGCGTTCGAAGATGTGCGGAAGGTCGCGATAGGGGATGCCCTCGCCGGTGTCTCTCACGCGCAGCACCGCGTCGCTATCGCGCGCGTCGAGCTCGACGCGAATTCGGCCGCCGCCCGGCGTATGGCGCAGCGCGTTATCGATGAGGTTCACGAAGACTTGCGAGAGGCGGTCGGGATCGGCTTCGACTCGGACCGGCCGCAGCGCGGCGAGCTCGAGCGAGATGCCCTTGTTCGAAGCCTGTTGCTCGAACGACCCGACGATCGGACGCGCGACTTCTTCTAAGTCTACGTCGCGGACGTCGAGCTTGAGTTGGCCGGATTCCGTGCGCGCCTGTTCGAGCAGCTGGCCGACGAGCGCCGTGAGACGATCGACCTGCGCGAGCGCCTGGGGAACGAAGAGGTCGCGCGCCTCTTCTTCCGGAGCCTCAAGCACGGTCTCGAGCATCAGTTTGATGGACGAGAGCGGCGTTCTCAACTCGTGCGAGACGTTCGAGAGAAACTCTTTTCGGGCACGGTCGAGACGGAGCAGCGCGGTCTGGTCGTCGGAAAAGACGACGACGTGCTGCGATTCGTTCTCGTCGGTAAGCGGGTAGACCGAGACGCGATACGTTCGCTGCCCCGACGCGCCCGTCAGAAGGAGCGGCGCGACCGAGGCCTCGCCGCGCATCGCATCGGTGATGCGGCGCTCGAGCTCGACGTTGGGGATCGCCTGGATCACGTGAAGATTCATCGAACGGGTGGGGTCGAAGCCGAACGTCGCGCCGGCCGCCGCATTAGCGAACTCGACGCGATATCCGCGATCCACCAGCACGACGCCGATCGGGAGCGCCCGTACGAGCCTCGCAAACGCGGTCTCGACCGGGAGCGGCATGGACGCCGTCTCGACTTCCGGCTGCTGCCGCTCCTCTACCGGAGCGCGCCGCGAAAACGCGCGGCCCAAGCCAAAGCCGCCGGCGATCCCGGCGGCCGCGGCGAGAAGCGACCACTCGAGCGGGGTCAAGCTTTGAACATATAGCCGCGGCTGCGCACGGTGAGGATGTGCCGCGGCGTGCGCGAGTCTTCTTCGATCTTCTCGCGGAGCCACCGGATGTGAACGCTGACGGTCTGCTGCTCGCCTTCAAAGTCGTAGCCCCACACTTTGTCGAGCAGCGTCTGGCGCGTGACGACGCGGCCGTGGTTCTCCATGAGGACGCGCAGCAGGCCGAACTCTTTCGGCGCGAGCGGCACCTCCTCGCCGCGCACGACGAGTTGCTGGCGCGACGGGTCGAGGACGATCGCTCCGAGCGAGATCGCCTCGTCGTGGCCGGTGTTGATCGAATTCTGACGGCGCAGGCGCGCCTTCACGCGCGCCAAGAACTCGTGCAGCGCGAACGGCTTCGTTACGTAGTCGTCGGCGCCGAGCTCGAGGGCGAGCACCTTATCTATCTCTTGATCCTTCGCCGTCAGCATGATGATCGGCACCGGGCTGAACTTGCGAATCTCCTTGCACGCTTCGACGCCGTCGAGGACGGGCAGCATAATGTCGAGGACGATGAGATCGGGCTGCTCGCGCTGGGCCATCGCGATCGCGCTGCGGCCGTCGCCCGCGGTGACGACGGCGTAGCCGCTGCGCTCCAGGTTGAAGCGCAGCGTCTGGAGGATAGCCGACTCGTCGTCTACGACGAGTATCTTCTTATTGCCCTCGGCGCTCTTGACCAGAGCGACCCGAGGCGGCTTGCTCTCCTGTATTCCATTCATACGATTTCACTATCGCGCTGTAATCCAGCGCGCCGTCCCCTTCTGCGGAGCGAGTTGTATAGAGTTGATACGCCAGCGCCGTCGCCGGCATCGGATACTTGGCGGCCCGGGCCGCGTCGAGCGCCGCCGCGAGATCCTTACGCAGAAGATCGAGCGCGAAGCCGCCGTCGAATTTGCCGGCGAGCCACGTCTTCGGGAGCCATTGCGCGAGGATGTAGTTCGAGGCGGTGGCCGAGGCCAACACGTCGCGGACGGCGCCGACGTCGGCGCCCGCTCGCTTCGCAAAGACCAGGCCTTCTACGTTCGCGATCATCACGTTCGCAATGATGATTTGATTCACCAGCTTGACCGTCTCGCCCATGCCGAC from Candidatus Binatia bacterium harbors:
- the pstB gene encoding phosphate ABC transporter ATP-binding protein PstB produces the protein MSKIDVENLDVYYGAFRAIKNASLKVPANRVMALIGPSGCGKSTFIRALNRMHDLTPGARVDGRVLLDDRDIYAPDVDPVTIRYRIGMVFQRPNPFPKSIFDNVVYGPRIHGERDQRTLMEVCERSLRQAALWDEVKDRLDRSALALSGGQQQRLCIARCLSVDPEVILMDEPASALDPIATSKIEDLIEQLKRQYTVVIVTHSMQQAARISDNTAFFLLGELLESDTTATIFTKPKDKRTEDYITGRFG
- a CDS encoding ATP-binding protein — encoded protein: MTPLEWSLLAAAAGIAGGFGLGRAFSRRAPVEERQQPEVETASMPLPVETAFARLVRALPIGVVLVDRGYRVEFANAAAGATFGFDPTRSMNLHVIQAIPNVELERRITDAMRGEASVAPLLLTGASGQRTYRVSVYPLTDENESQHVVVFSDDQTALLRLDRARKEFLSNVSHELRTPLSSIKLMLETVLEAPEEEARDLFVPQALAQVDRLTALVGQLLEQARTESGQLKLDVRDVDLEEVARPIVGSFEQQASNKGISLELAALRPVRVEADPDRLSQVFVNLIDNALRHTPGGGRIRVELDARDSDAVLRVRDTGEGIPYRDLPHIFERFYVVDRSRTRGSGGAGLGLAIVKGIVDAHGGAISAESMLGRGTSFTIRLPIMRIKRETGRP
- a CDS encoding response regulator transcription factor → MNGIQESKPPRVALVKSAEGNKKILVVDDESAILQTLRFNLERSGYAVVTAGDGRSAIAMAQREQPDLIVLDIMLPVLDGVEACKEIRKFSPVPIIMLTAKDQEIDKVLALELGADDYVTKPFALHEFLARVKARLRRQNSINTGHDEAISLGAIVLDPSRQQLVVRGEEVPLAPKEFGLLRVLMENHGRVVTRQTLLDKVWGYDFEGEQQTVSVHIRWLREKIEEDSRTPRHILTVRSRGYMFKA